The Kiritimatiellia bacterium genomic sequence GCGACAGCGCGAACCACTGCGCTCGCTTGCTCGTCGGTCAGTTCCGGGTAGACCGGCAATGCCAGCGTCTCTTTTGCTGCGCGCTCCGCTTCTGGAAAGTCTCCGGGGCCGTAGCCGAGGCCCCGAAAACACTCCTGTAGATGGAGCGGAATCGGATAGTAAATCTCGCAGCCGATGCCGCACCCCCGCAAATGCTCCACCAGCGCGTCGCGGCGCTCCGCTCGAATCACATACTGGTTGAACACGTGCCGATCCGTCACCGTCACCGGCGTGCGAACCAGTCCCCGCACCGTCAGACCGGCCTCCGCAAACATGCGATCGTACCGCGCCGCATTCCGCCGGCGCGCCTGGGTCCAGTTGTCGAGATGTCGCAGCTTCGCAAGCAACACCGCCGCCTGCAGCGTGTCGAGCCGGAAGTTCCCGCCAACTTTGCGGTGCACATACTTCGGATGCATTCCATGCATCCGCAAAAGCCGCACGCACTCGGCCTTCGCCGGATCGCGAGCGGTGACCATCCCGCCATCGCCAAAACCACCAAGGTTTTTGGATGGGAAAAACGAAAAGCAGCCATAGTCCCCGATCCCGCCCGCCCTCCGCCCGCGGTGCTCCGCCCCGATCGCCTGGCAAGCGTCCTCGATCACCACCAGGTGGTGGCGACTCGCGACTTCGAGGATCGGCCCCATCTCTGCGAGCTGGCCGAACAAATGCACCGGCAAGATGGCGCGGGTTCGCGCCGTCACCGCGCCGGCGACAAGGTCCGACCGCAAATTGAAGGTCACCGGGTCAATGTCCACGAACACCGGTTTCGCACCCAGCCGCACGATCGAACCGGCCGTCGCAAAAAAGCTGTAGGGCGTTGTGACGACTTCATCGCCGGCGCCGATCTCCTCGGCCATCATCGCGACGAGCAGCGCATCGGTGCCAGACGACACGCCCACCGCGTGCGGCACGCCGCAGTACGCCGCCACCGCCGCCTCCAGCGCGCCAACCTGCGGGCCGTTGATGAAGACCTGCGACTCCACCACCTCGCGCATCGCGGCTTCCACCTCGCTGCGGATCGCTGCGTACTGCGCCTTCAGGTCCAACAGAGGAACATTCATCACGCCCTCGCGTTCGGCTTCCGCTCTCTCCCCTCGCCCCGTCAGCTCTTCGCCGAATCAGCACAGGCTACCGCCCGTGGTCGTTGGAGCGGTGTCGTCCAACGGCCCCGCCGCTCGACTCGCGGCCATCCCACGTCACGTTTGCAGCATGCGCAGCAGCAGCGGGATCATCTGCTCCGCCCGCCGGTGCCATCGGCTGAGCTGCGCGACCCGCTCCTGCAGCACCTTCCGCGCACCACCGTTGGTCTCGGTCAGAAGCGCGCGGATTTCCTTCAGTCCTTCATCCCCGCTTCGGAGGTGGGGCACCACTTTCTCCTGCAAGTACCCCGACACGAGCTTCCGTAGTTCCCGTTCAGCGGTGAAGTGGTCCCGCCGGTCGCCCGGCACATACACAGTGCGCACCGCGCCAAACGATCGCAGCAACCGAAGCCCCTGGCTCACCGCGCCCTTGCTCAGATTCAGGCGCGACATCAGGCCGTCCATCGGCAGCGGGTCAGCACAGATAAAAAGACACCCGTAAATTTCGCCGACCGAGCGCGGCAGCCCCGCGACCTCCGCCAGCCGCACGAAGAGATCCACCACTTCGCGCTCTACTCGCTCGAGCTGCGCGACGGGCGAGACAGCAGACGCAGGGTCGGTCGACGCCATTCCGTTCGTTCACTCTAGAATGAACAAAATGAACGTCGCCGTCAAGACCAGCCGCGCTGCCCCGCCAAACCGCCGGCGCCGCGCCCTTCATCCGCCGGGGCAGACCGGCCCGCGGCCGCTCGGACGGCAGAGCTGGCGGTGCGCAGCCCGCGCGCGCAGGTCCACAGCGGGCTTGTGAGCGCGGCGGACAGACGCTATGTTGCGCATCCGATGCCAGCTGATCCGGATGGTTCCCGCGCGGTGAAGGGTGCGTCCATTTTCGTGCACGGACCCGAGCTGGACGAGGACGGCTACCCGCCCTCCTGCCCGTTCAACACTCACCGGGCCCAGCAGACGCGCGATGTCGTCGCCCGCATGGGGCTACTCGGCACCGACGATCGCATCGAACTGCCGCCCCGCCCCGCACGACGCGAGGAGCTGGAATGGTTTCACACGCCGGAATACCTCGACCTGCTCCAGCGCGGCGAACGCGAGGAGCTGGGCTGGGAAGGACTGGAGGCCGGAATCGGCACACTGGACTGCCCACGATTTGAGCACATGTACCGGTTCCCGGCGCTTGCCACCGGCGCGACACTCACCGCGGCAGAAGCGATCCTCGACGGTCGGGCGCGGGTGGCGTTCAATCCCTCCGGCGGCTTTCACCATGCGTTCCCGGACCGCGCCGCCGGGTTTTGCTATCTGAATGATGTGGTGCTCGGCGCGATGCGGCTGGCCTCCGGTGGCCGGCGAGTTTTGGTGCTGGATATCGATGCGCACCACTCCGATGGGGTGCAGCACGCGTTTTACCGGCGCGCAGACGTCATGGTGATCTCGGTGCACGAAAGCGGCCGGACGCTCTTCCCGGGCACCGGCTTCGAGGACGAAATCGGTGAGGACGAGGGCGAAGGATACACCGTCAATGTGCCGCTACCCGTCGGGACGCCCGACGCCGTCTACGAGCGGGTGCTCGCGGAAATCGTCTGGCCGTTGGCCGACGCGTTTGCTCCCGACGCGATCCTCGTGGAGCTGGGCATGGACACCCTGGCCGGCGACCCGCTGGCCCACCTGCGGCTCTCCAACAATGTGCCCGCCGGCGTTGTCTCCCGGTTGGTGCGAATGAACCGCCCCATTCTGGCGGTCGGTGGTGGCGGGTACCAGTTCGAGCCCACCGTTCGCGGGTGGGCTCTGTGCTGGAGCATTCTGTGCGGCGCGAACACCGAGACGGATGATTTTGGAGCCGGGTTCGGCGGCGTGATGCTCCAAAACACGGACTGGATCGGAGGACTCCGCGACCGCATTCTGATCTCCGACGCCGCGAACATGGCGGAGATCGATGCGGAAGTGTCCGCAACGATCGACCGGCTACGCCGCCGACTGTTTCCGCTGCACGGTCTACCGCTGTAGGCGAACGCGCGGTGTCCGACTGATCGAGGGGGGTGTTCCGCGCGCCATCGTGCGCCGGGGTTGCCTCCGCACCCAACGGTGACGGTCATGCGTGAGCCGCAACATCGGTCCGCCGTTCACGCGATCTCATCCACCGTTCCGGACAGAGTTGCACAAAGCCCCGCGACGCACCTGGACAGACCCGACGGCCCGGCTCGACGGCCAACGCGATGCTACCCCTGGCCCGCGCAAGCCAGTAGGTCGATGGTCGACTCAGCGGTCGATCGAGACGTAACGGACCACGCGCTCGGGCATCCCACAGAAGCGGAAGCTGTTGTTCATGTGGTCCCGCTCATCGAGTGCGATCCGACGAAACACGTCGCCCCAGGTTTGGAACGGTCCGAACTGCTGGGCCACGTCGCACTCGACCTTTTCCTGATCAAGCTCCGGGTGGTCCTTCACAAACTGCATGTAAGCGTGCTCCGCATGATCCTCAAACTCCGCGTTCAGGTAGAACGCGCGGCGGATGTTCACGCGCGCCAGCAGCCGGCTGAACCACGCGTACTTGAACGTGGCGAGCCGCGGCAGCCAGATCCGTCGAAACGCGCCTTCCTGCATGCCCAGCTGGCGCATTCGATCGTCGATCACCAGGAGATGCCAGAACTCGTTGTCCTGCGCCTCGCGGCCCCAGTCCACAATTTTCGTGGCCCGCTCCACCGTCGGTCGGTCGTGATGGTGGGTCGACAGCAGGCTGTACTGACGCGTCTCCCAGGCCTGGTACGGGATGCGCGCAAGGGTTTCGAGCAACCGCACTTTTGGCAGGGAGGTGTCCTTGCCGTAGAGGAGGTCCATCGCCGCAAACAGCATCCTTGCCATCGGCGTGTACTGCAGACGCGGACGGGCCAGCGAGGCCTCCTGCTCACGCCGGAGATCCACCGGCTCCTTCCGCAAATCGAGCACTGGACTCATACCACATCTCCTCTCGCCACGAGGCGAACCTCTCAGCAGACTACACGGGAACCGCGTGAATGCAAGAGCAGGCCGCGCCGGCTGCAGCATTCCGGAGCGCACCGCCGTTCGGCCAGGGCGGCCAAGCCCCGGAGGGTGAGGTCCGGATCGTGTCGCGCGGACGGAACCGCACGCACCACTAACTTCGCCGCCCCGCCCGTTGCGACGACCCTCGCCCGCCGCAACCCGCCGTTGCCGCGCATGCGGCAAAGAATCGCCCTGACCATTCCCGCAAACCCCGCTTCGGCTCCGATTCGGATCGCCGACACGGTCCCATCACCCACCGAACCGGTCGCCGCCGGCCCCGCCCGAAGGTGCGGAAGTCGCGCGGTCCGCTCGGCGAGGTAGTCGTAGAACATCGCCGGGCCCGGTGCGATCACCCCGCCAATGTACCGATCGCCGATCACCGCATCGAAGGTGGTGGCAGTGCCGGCATCCACCACGATCACCGCCCCCCCTCCTCGGCGGGCGATCGCGGCGATATTTGCGAGACGGTCCGCTCCCAACGTGGACGGCCGCGGATAGTCGAACCGAACATGACGGGCCAGTGCCGGGCTCGCCGTCAGTGCGACCAGACGACCGTCCAGCCGAATCGCGCGGCGCCAATCGCGGGTCGCAGCCGGTACGACCGATCCGACCACGATCGACTTCGCCCCCCTGACCGCCAGCCAGCCGACCGCCCGGGCGAGCACCGCGGGCTCGCGGCGAGCCGTCCGCTGACGCCACCGCCGAAGGACCCGTCCTCCCACGACCAGCGCGAGGGTTGTGTGCGTGTTGCCGATGTTCAGAACCGCAACCGGCTCCCCGACCGACCGCTGGCGTGCCACCTTCATTCCCACGCCGGAACGCGAGCCGGCCCGCCGGCGGCGCGCCAGGCCTCCCGCAACACCCGCCGCTGTGCACCCGACAACGGCCGGGGACGATACAGCCCATCGAAGCGGGCCAGCCATCGGGCGGCGACTTCCTCAAGGGGCACCACAAGGCCCTCCATCCGGCACGACGTCGCGTGGCCGCGCAGTCCGACTGCGCTGAAATGTTCCTCGCTCTGGCCCACGTTGATGCCCACACCGAGCACCACAAAGTCAATCTGGGAACCGTTCAGTCGAGGTTCCGTGAGGATGCCCGCAATCTTGCCGCGCGGTGTGACGACATCGTTCGGCGGCTTCACCCGAACGTGTCGGATGCCCAAATCACCGAGCGCCCGAAGCGTCGCGACCACCGCCAGCAAGGGCAACCAGCCGGCGTCCGCGGCGGCCCACGCGCAGCGCAGGAGCACCGACAGATAGACACCCTGATCGCGCGGCGACTGCCAGCGGCGCCCATGACGCCCACGCCCGGCGGTTTGCTCTCGTGCGAGTACCGCCGTTCGATCCGGTGCACCGCGCTCCGCGAGTCGCCGTACCGTGTCCTGCGTGGACACCACGCGATCGAGCACTCGCACCTGCCATCTCGGCGCGGCGGCGAGCAGCCGCTCCTGGATGCGCGCGCGCATCGCGGCCGGGGTGGACTCTGGCACGGCGGCCGGACTCACAGGAAATCCATACCGAAATCCGCGGCCGGCGCAGAGTGGGTCAGCGCGCCCACCGAGATCGCATCCACCCCTGTCGCCGCAATGGCGCGAACGTTGTGCAGGCTCACCCCCCCGGATGCCTCCAGCCGGGCCCGGCCCCGCACAAGCCGGACACACCGGCGCAGGCGCGCCAGAGACATGTTATCGAGGAGGATCCAGTCCGGCCGGCCCTCCAACGCGTCGAGCAGTTCGCGCTCCGTGTCCACCTCGATCTCGATCAGCCGTCCGCCGCAACGCCGGCGGGCGGCGCGGATCGCGTCGGCGAGCGGGCGCGCGGACGTTCCCGCCCAGAGTTTGCGATGATTGTCCTTGATGAGCACCCGGTCGTAGAGCCCCATCCGGTGGTTCTCTCCGCCACCGCATCGTACCGCGTACTTTTCCAGGCGGCGCCAGCCCGGCGTCGTTTTACGCGTGTCGAGGATCGTGACGCCGGTGGAGCCAACGCGGCGGACAAATTCACGGGTGAGCGTCGCGATGCCGGACAACCGTTGGAGGAAGTTCAGCGCGATTCGCTCGCCGGCCAGCAGCGCGCGCGCGGGCCCCTCGACGTGCAACGCGGCCGCCCCTGCGCGCAGCGTCTCGCCGTCGCGATGGTCGCTTTCACACCGAATCCGTCGGTCGAGCCGGCGAAATACCTCGGCGGCGAGCGGCAGCCCCGCCAGCACGCACGGCCGCCGCGCCACGATCACCGCGCGAGCGACCGCTCCCGCCGGCACCAGCGCGCGCGAGGTGACGTCGCCCCTGCCCACATCCTCCCGGATCGCAGCGCGCAACAAGGTGGCGGCCTCGCGGCGTGTCGCCCGATCCAGCGCAGTCCACTGCAGCGCAGAGCCTGTTCGCATGCGAGCATCTTACGCGGCGGGGGGGCGGGGTCAACGGCGCGCGCGCGCCCGCCGACGACGACAGGCCCCGCCCGCCGCCGAAACCAGTGGCCGACCCGCTTTCAGCGCGCGAATCCGGTCACGCAGCATGGCCGCGCGCTCGAACTCCAGCGCCTCCGCCGCCTCAAACATCTCGGCCTCCAGCTGCTGAATCGCCGCATGAACGTCCTCGTCCTCTCCCCCCTCGCGGACAATCCGGCGCTCGATCTCTCGCGCCCGTTCTCGCACCGCGAGCGCCGCCTGGATCTCTTTCTCAATCGAACGCGGTGTGATGCCGTGCTCGCGGTTGTAGGCCAACTGCCGGGCGCGCCGCTCCTCCGTCCGTTCGATCATCCGCCGCATCGAATCGGTGATCTCGTCCGCGTATAGAATCACGCGTCCCCGTGTATGGCGTGCGGCGCGGCCGGCAGTCTGCACCAGCGAGGTCTCCGAGCGCAGAAATCCCTCCTTATCCGCGTCGAGGATCGCCACCAGCGACACCTCCGGCAGATCCAGACCCTCGCGCAGCAGATTGATGCCGATGAGACAGTCAAAATCGGCCTTCCGCAGACCCCGAAGGATCTCCACCCGCTCGATCGCGTCAATCTCCGAGTGCAAATACCGCACCCGCAGACCGGCGGAGCGTAGATAGTCGGCGAGATCTTCCGCGGTTTTCTTCGTCAATGTCGTGACCAGCACCCTCTCCCGCCGGGCGGCCGCGCGACGAATCTCCTCCATCACGTCGTCAATCTGGTTGGCGAGAGGTCGGACCTCGACCGGCGGATCAACAATGCCGGTCGGTCGAATCAGCTGCCGTACCGGTGGGCCGGACATCTGCAGCTCGAACTCGCCCGGCGTCGCGGAGGTAAACAACATCGGGCCGGTGACCGCGAGAAACTCTTCGAAGTTGAGCGGGCGGTTGTCGAGCGCGGACGGCAGCCGGAACCCGTGTTCGACGAGCGTGAGCTTCCGCGCACGGTCGCCGTTGTACATGCCCCGCAGTTGCGGCAGTGTCACGTGCGACTCGTCAATCACCGTCAGAAATTCCCGCGGGAAATAGTCCACCAGGCAGGCCGGCCGTTCACCGGGCCCGCGGCCGGAAAGATGGCGGGAGTAGTTCTCGATGCCGCTGCAGAAGCCGACCTCCGCCAGCATCTCGAGATCGTACTCGGTACGCATGCGCAGCCGCTGCGCCTCGATCAACTTCCCGCGCTCGACAAACCACGACACGCGTTCCTCCAGCTCCGCACGGATCGCCTCTAACGCCGGTCGGATCTTCGCGGATGGCATCACAAAGTGACGGGCCGGCGAGAGCGTCACCGCCTCCACCGGCGGTCCCGCCCGACCGCTCACCGGATCCAGCCGGCGCAAACCGGCGACCGTGGCGCCATCGAACGTCACACGGATCTGCTCGTGGCGGTAGGAGGGAAAAACGTCCACCGTTTCACCCCGCACCCGGAACGTGCCGGGCTCCGGCGCCAGGTCGTTGCGCGAGTACTGAATCGCGACCAGCCGAGCCAGCAGCTCATCTCGGTCCAAACGGTCGCCCACTTGCAGCCGGACGGTCATCTCCCGGTAGTCCTCCGGCGAACCGAGGCCGTAGATGCAGGAGACCGAGGCGACGATGATCACGTCTTCGCGGTTCAGCAACGCGTCGGTCGCGGCCAGCCGTAGCCGTTCGATTTCTTCATTGATGGAGGCGTCCTTTTCGATGTACGTGTCGGTCGCGGGAATGTACGCCTCCGGCTGGTAGTAGTCGTAGTAACTGACGAAGTACTCAACCGCATTGCGCGGAAAGAATCCTTTCAGTTCCGCATAGAGCTGCGCCGCGAGCGTCTTGTTGTGGGAGATCACCAACACCGGCCTCCCCCAGCGCGCGATCACGTTCGCGATCGTGAACGTCTTGCCCGAGCCGGTCACCCCCTCGAGCGTCTGAAAACGCCGGCCCTCTTCAAGACCGCGAACCAAGGCCTCGATCGCCTCCGGCTGGTCGCCGGTGGGCGCATAAGGGGCCACGAGCTGAAATCGTTCGCGCATCGTGCGTTCGACTATAGGCCCGGGGCGCCGGTCCGACAACGGCCGGGCCAGCGATCATCCGCCGGTTGCCATCGCGGCGTCGCGCGCACCTCCGCCCGCCGCTTCCAGCACCGCCGCCGCAACGCCGTCGACCACCGCCGCCAGCGCCGTGTAGTTCAGCTTCTCGGGCAGGTCGTCTGGCTGATGGTATGCGTCATAGCGGAACGGCGCGGTGTCCGTGACCATCAGCGCGGGCACCCCGCGGCGCGCAAACGGCCAGTGATCAGACCACGCAACGCCCGCTACCCACATCGGTAGCGCGGCCCAGCACACGGGCACGTCCGTCGCGCATCGCATCGCGGCGGCGAAGCGGCGGAGCGCGCCGGCACTGCGCACACCGCCGACGAGCGCGATGAAGTTGCCACGGTCCGGATACAGCAGGTAGAACAACGGTGAGGGATAGGCCTGACTGCCGGGCACGTCGCGAAAACATCCCATCGTTTCCAGCGCAACCATCAGTGCGATCCGTTCACCCCGACGCACCGCGGCCGCCGCGTGCACCTCGCTGCCCATGTGCGGCGTCATGAAGAACGGCGGCTCCTCGTTCACAAACGCGACCAGTCGCAGCGTGCGGTCCGGCTCCAGGCTTCGCCACCGCGTCGCCAGTTCAAGCAACGCCGCGACCCCCGACGCGTTGTCGTTGGCGCCGGGCGTGCCGGGCACGGTATCGTAGTGCGCACCGACCAGCACCAGCTCATCGGGACGCACGCGGCCACGACGCTCCGCCACCAGATTCACTACCGTCACCACACCCTGCCCACTCGGAGCCTCAAAAGGTTCCTGCCGCACCGGCCAGCCCGCGGTCTGCAATTCGGTCGCGATCCAGCCGGCCGCTTGCCGCAGCGCGTCCAGCCGGCCGTTCGCATGCCGTTCACCGATTTCGCCGGCCAGCTGTCGCACCCGGCTCTCCAGCCTTGCGGCGGTCGCCTCGCGCGCCGCGGTGAGCGTGGGCGCGTCGGCGGTGCGGCCACCGCAGCGTGCGACAACCAGACCCATCGCCGCAGCCCAAGGCAGCAACCCGCCCGCCGCACCCGCCGCTCGTTGCAGCCGCGAGCGGCCCTCCGACCGAACGAAAGTGCGCCAGAACTGGACGGAACCGGCCACCAGCCACAGCGCGAACAATACTGCCGCCACTACCGTTGCGATCCCCCGGACCCCCGCAAGCGGTCCGACACGGCGATACGGAATCGCCCCCACCACCAGCAGCGCGACCGAGGTCCAGATCGCCAACCGCCAGGTGTTCACGGCTGCCGTTCGACGGGTGCCGGACCACGCGCCCGCCGGGTGCGGTAGTCCATTTCCAATATTTGGATCGCCGCGATATCGGCCGGTATCGTGATCGGGCCGTGTGGCTTCATCGCCTCGTCAAGCACCGCCCGGACCCGCCGCACCGTGGCGACCAGGTCGCGAGCCAGCTCTGGCGGCAGATCACCGGCCACCGACAATGCCGCCCGCGCGTCGAACAGACGACCGCG encodes the following:
- a CDS encoding DegT/DnrJ/EryC1/StrS family aminotransferase, with amino-acid sequence MNVPLLDLKAQYAAIRSEVEAAMREVVESQVFINGPQVGALEAAVAAYCGVPHAVGVSSGTDALLVAMMAEEIGAGDEVVTTPYSFFATAGSIVRLGAKPVFVDIDPVTFNLRSDLVAGAVTARTRAILPVHLFGQLAEMGPILEVASRHHLVVIEDACQAIGAEHRGRRAGGIGDYGCFSFFPSKNLGGFGDGGMVTARDPAKAECVRLLRMHGMHPKYVHRKVGGNFRLDTLQAAVLLAKLRHLDNWTQARRRNAARYDRMFAEAGLTVRGLVRTPVTVTDRHVFNQYVIRAERRDALVEHLRGCGIGCEIYYPIPLHLQECFRGLGYGPGDFPEAERAAKETLALPVYPELTDEQASAVVRAVA
- a CDS encoding acetoin utilization protein AcuC, yielding MKGASIFVHGPELDEDGYPPSCPFNTHRAQQTRDVVARMGLLGTDDRIELPPRPARREELEWFHTPEYLDLLQRGEREELGWEGLEAGIGTLDCPRFEHMYRFPALATGATLTAAEAILDGRARVAFNPSGGFHHAFPDRAAGFCYLNDVVLGAMRLASGGRRVLVLDIDAHHSDGVQHAFYRRADVMVISVHESGRTLFPGTGFEDEIGEDEGEGYTVNVPLPVGTPDAVYERVLAEIVWPLADAFAPDAILVELGMDTLAGDPLAHLRLSNNVPAGVVSRLVRMNRPILAVGGGGYQFEPTVRGWALCWSILCGANTETDDFGAGFGGVMLQNTDWIGGLRDRILISDAANMAEIDAEVSATIDRLRRRLFPLHGLPL
- a CDS encoding type III pantothenate kinase; this encodes MKVARQRSVGEPVAVLNIGNTHTTLALVVGGRVLRRWRQRTARREPAVLARAVGWLAVRGAKSIVVGSVVPAATRDWRRAIRLDGRLVALTASPALARHVRFDYPRPSTLGADRLANIAAIARRGGGAVIVVDAGTATTFDAVIGDRYIGGVIAPGPAMFYDYLAERTARLPHLRAGPAATGSVGDGTVSAIRIGAEAGFAGMVRAILCRMRGNGGLRRARVVATGGAAKLVVRAVPSARHDPDLTLRGLAALAERRCAPECCSRRGLLLHSRGSRVVC
- a CDS encoding biotin--[acetyl-CoA-carboxylase] ligase; translation: MSPAAVPESTPAAMRARIQERLLAAAPRWQVRVLDRVVSTQDTVRRLAERGAPDRTAVLAREQTAGRGRHGRRWQSPRDQGVYLSVLLRCAWAAADAGWLPLLAVVATLRALGDLGIRHVRVKPPNDVVTPRGKIAGILTEPRLNGSQIDFVVLGVGINVGQSEEHFSAVGLRGHATSCRMEGLVVPLEEVAARWLARFDGLYRPRPLSGAQRRVLREAWRAAGGPARVPAWE
- the nadC gene encoding carboxylating nicotinate-nucleotide diphosphorylase, yielding MRTGSALQWTALDRATRREAATLLRAAIREDVGRGDVTSRALVPAGAVARAVIVARRPCVLAGLPLAAEVFRRLDRRIRCESDHRDGETLRAGAAALHVEGPARALLAGERIALNFLQRLSGIATLTREFVRRVGSTGVTILDTRKTTPGWRRLEKYAVRCGGGENHRMGLYDRVLIKDNHRKLWAGTSARPLADAIRAARRRCGGRLIEIEVDTERELLDALEGRPDWILLDNMSLARLRRCVRLVRGRARLEASGGVSLHNVRAIAATGVDAISVGALTHSAPAADFGMDFL
- the uvrB gene encoding excinuclease ABC subunit UvrB; protein product: MRERFQLVAPYAPTGDQPEAIEALVRGLEEGRRFQTLEGVTGSGKTFTIANVIARWGRPVLVISHNKTLAAQLYAELKGFFPRNAVEYFVSYYDYYQPEAYIPATDTYIEKDASINEEIERLRLAATDALLNREDVIIVASVSCIYGLGSPEDYREMTVRLQVGDRLDRDELLARLVAIQYSRNDLAPEPGTFRVRGETVDVFPSYRHEQIRVTFDGATVAGLRRLDPVSGRAGPPVEAVTLSPARHFVMPSAKIRPALEAIRAELEERVSWFVERGKLIEAQRLRMRTEYDLEMLAEVGFCSGIENYSRHLSGRGPGERPACLVDYFPREFLTVIDESHVTLPQLRGMYNGDRARKLTLVEHGFRLPSALDNRPLNFEEFLAVTGPMLFTSATPGEFELQMSGPPVRQLIRPTGIVDPPVEVRPLANQIDDVMEEIRRAAARRERVLVTTLTKKTAEDLADYLRSAGLRVRYLHSEIDAIERVEILRGLRKADFDCLIGINLLREGLDLPEVSLVAILDADKEGFLRSETSLVQTAGRAARHTRGRVILYADEITDSMRRMIERTEERRARQLAYNREHGITPRSIEKEIQAALAVRERAREIERRIVREGGEDEDVHAAIQQLEAEMFEAAEALEFERAAMLRDRIRALKAGRPLVSAAGGACRRRRARARR
- a CDS encoding M20/M25/M40 family metallo-hydrolase codes for the protein MNTWRLAIWTSVALLVVGAIPYRRVGPLAGVRGIATVVAAVLFALWLVAGSVQFWRTFVRSEGRSRLQRAAGAAGGLLPWAAAMGLVVARCGGRTADAPTLTAAREATAARLESRVRQLAGEIGERHANGRLDALRQAAGWIATELQTAGWPVRQEPFEAPSGQGVVTVVNLVAERRGRVRPDELVLVGAHYDTVPGTPGANDNASGVAALLELATRWRSLEPDRTLRLVAFVNEEPPFFMTPHMGSEVHAAAAVRRGERIALMVALETMGCFRDVPGSQAYPSPLFYLLYPDRGNFIALVGGVRSAGALRRFAAAMRCATDVPVCWAALPMWVAGVAWSDHWPFARRGVPALMVTDTAPFRYDAYHQPDDLPEKLNYTALAAVVDGVAAAVLEAAGGGARDAAMATGG